DNA sequence from the Methanofollis formosanus genome:
AAGGCCTCGATGGCCCCGAGGTATCCGGGCCGCTCCACCCCCACGACGTCGCCGGGGTCGAGGAAGATCTTGGCCACCAGGTCGAGGCACTGCTGGGAACCGTTGACGATCTGAATCTCCGAGGCGGTGGCCGGAAGGCCGAGGCGTTGCCGGTATCGTTCTGCGATGAACTCCCGCAGCGGCAGGTAACCGTCGGTCGTCGAATACTGGAGGGCGCACTGCCCCTCCTCGTCCAGCACCTCGCGGGTGACGCGGGCGATCCCGTCCACGTCGATGAGCGAACCGTCCGGGAGGCCACCGGCAAAGGAGATGACGCCGGGTTCTCCCGAGACCCTGAAGAGTTCTTCGATAAATGATTCAGGCGCCTTGTACATCCGGTCTGCAAAACGATAGCTCATCATGATCCTTATCTCCAGTCCATATTCTCCCCGGACACACCTGAACTCTCCATATTCTCAGGTCAGGGCGCCGTGGCAGGACGTATTTCACAGATTCGAGGAGAGAGACCAAAAACATATCCCGCTATGGGAGTCGTCACAACGTTTATCCCTTCCGGAGGCCGATGCCGGTCGATGAAGTATCCGGTCATGACCGTCGCTCTCCTGATCCTTGCCCTCGCCCTCGGCGCCGCCGGGTGCATGGGGGCACCGGACATGGTCAGGGTCGGCGAAGAAGAGAACGGGAGCACGGTCACGGTCGCCTCGGGCGGGCGGGTGGTCATCACCCTCCCGTACGACACCATCTCAGGGAACCAGTGGCGGACCGACCTCAGCGACGGCCTCGTCATCACCGACGAACAGACCATGCCGGGGACACAGGAGTGGACGGTCGAGCCTCTCTCCTCCGGCACCTTCACCTTCAGGGCCTTCCTGGTCGGGGCATGGGATCCCGAGACGAAGGCGGAAAAACAGTTCGTGCTGACCATCAGGGCGGTCTGAGGAGGGCGCCGGAAGGTGAGAGACAGATCTTAGAAAAGAAGATGGGATCCGGATAGGCATGGTTGAAGGGAGACGACCTCAGGAAGAGTAATCGCCCCCGCCGACGCTGCCTCACCCCTCTCACAACAAATCCTTCCGTCTTCTTCTCGGCACGCACTCCTCGGTCCGCTCGATCAGCCCGTCCTTCAGGTAGATCACCCGGCAGAGATAATCGATATGCCAGTCCTCGTGGGTGACCATCACGATCGTCTGGCCGCGTTCCTCGTTGAGGCGCTCGAAGAGGTCGAGGATCGTCCTCGAGGTGGTGGTGTCGAGGTTGGCGCACGGTTCGTCGGCAAAGAGGATGGAGGGGTTGTTCACCAGGGCGCGGGCGATGGCCACCCGCTGCTGCTCGCCGCCCGAGAGTTCGCTCTGGAGGTGACCCCGCCGCTCCCACAGCCCCACTTCGGCCAGGATCTCCGCGCTCACCTTGACCGCCTCCTCCTTGTGCATCCCGGCGACGAGGGCCGGGAGAAAAACGTTCTCCTCCACGGTCAGTTCGGGCATGAGGGCATAGTCCTGGAAGACATAGCCCAGACGGTGCAGCCGGAACCTCGTCTTCTGCCGCTCAGAGAGGGCGAGGACATCGGTCCCGTCGATCGCGATGGTGCCGGCGGTCGGGCGGTCGAGGAGGCCGAGGGCATGGAGGAGGGTCGACTTGCCAGAGCCCGACGGCCCCATGATCCCGACGAACTCGCCGCTCCCGA
Encoded proteins:
- a CDS encoding protease inhibitor I42 family protein, whose translation is MKYPVMTVALLILALALGAAGCMGAPDMVRVGEEENGSTVTVASGGRVVITLPYDTISGNQWRTDLSDGLVITDEQTMPGTQEWTVEPLSSGTFTFRAFLVGAWDPETKAEKQFVLTIRAV
- a CDS encoding ABC transporter ATP-binding protein — encoded protein: MIVVTDLARTYMMGKVAVHALRGVSFTIGSGEFVGIMGPSGSGKSTLLHALGLLDRPTAGTIAIDGTDVLALSERQKTRFRLHRLGYVFQDYALMPELTVEENVFLPALVAGMHKEEAVKVSAEILAEVGLWERRGHLQSELSGGEQQRVAIARALVNNPSILFADEPCANLDTTTSRTILDLFERLNEERGQTIVMVTHEDWHIDYLCRVIYLKDGLIERTEECVPRRRRKDLL